A region from the Kineothrix sp. IPX-CK genome encodes:
- the pseI gene encoding pseudaminic acid synthase, whose translation MVKKIKIGSRYVGEGEKTFVVAEVSANHLQDYDRAAAIIKAAKEAGADAVKLQTYMPDTITLDCDNDYFQITQGTIWDGTTLHKLYETAYTPWEWQPKLMKLANELGMECFSSPFDETAVDFMEEMDMPAYKVASFEINDIPLIRQIAGKGKPVIFATGIAYLEDIERAVKVCREEGNDQIILLKCTSTYPSPYEDMNLKVIPNMAEVFSCITGLSDHSMGTAVAVGSVALGAKMVEKHLTLSRVDGGPDAAFSMEPAEFKQMVTDIRIVEKALGKVTYELTEKQKKSREDGRSLFVVKDMKAGEEFSKENVRSIRPAFGMHTMYYDEILGKRAKEALAKGTPLDWKYIE comes from the coding sequence ATGGTAAAGAAAATTAAGATAGGCAGCCGTTATGTGGGTGAGGGAGAAAAGACCTTTGTGGTGGCGGAGGTTTCCGCTAACCATTTACAGGACTATGACAGAGCTGCGGCAATCATCAAGGCAGCAAAGGAGGCAGGAGCAGATGCGGTAAAGCTGCAAACCTACATGCCGGATACGATCACCTTAGACTGCGATAATGATTATTTTCAAATAACGCAGGGGACGATCTGGGACGGGACGACTCTGCACAAGCTTTATGAAACGGCATATACGCCGTGGGAATGGCAGCCTAAGCTGATGAAGCTGGCAAACGAACTTGGAATGGAATGCTTCTCTTCTCCCTTTGATGAGACGGCTGTGGATTTTATGGAAGAAATGGACATGCCTGCGTACAAGGTGGCTTCTTTTGAAATTAATGACATACCGCTGATACGTCAGATTGCCGGAAAAGGGAAACCGGTCATCTTCGCCACGGGAATCGCTTATCTGGAGGATATCGAGAGGGCGGTAAAAGTGTGCAGGGAGGAAGGCAACGACCAGATCATTTTGCTAAAGTGTACCTCCACCTATCCTTCTCCTTATGAGGATATGAACTTAAAGGTAATCCCCAATATGGCGGAAGTATTTTCCTGCATAACCGGTCTTTCAGACCATAGCATGGGAACAGCCGTAGCCGTCGGAAGCGTGGCGCTGGGGGCGAAGATGGTAGAAAAACACCTTACCCTGTCCCGGGTAGACGGAGGACCGGACGCAGCGTTTTCTATGGAACCTGCTGAGTTCAAACAAATGGTCACGGATATCCGCATTGTGGAAAAAGCTCTCGGTAAGGTAACTTATGAATTGACCGAGAAGCAGAAAAAGAGCAGAGAGGACGGAAGAAGCCTGTTCGTAGTAAAGGATATGAAGGCAGGAGAGGAATTTTCCAAGGAGAATGTCCGTTCCATCCGCCCGGCTTTTGGTATGCATACAATGTATTATGATGAAATTCTGGGAAAACGGGCAAAGGAGGCTCTTGCAAAGGGAACCCCTCTTGACTGGAAATATATAGAGTGA
- the pseF gene encoding pseudaminic acid cytidylyltransferase yields the protein MLLSAVAIITARGGSKRIPGKNKKEFLGKPIICYSIEAALTCGLFDEVMVSTDDEEIADIAADAGASVPFMRSGAASDDYATTDDVLLEVLEEYEKRGKTFEYMACIYPTAPFVTSEKLKSAYQILKRDNASGVMPVVSFSFPPQRGMAIRDGRLEYCYPENAQKRSQDLETMYHDCGQFYFYNTEKYRACKGDLKEGYVPIVVPETQVQDIDNLSDWKLAEIKYRMMEDENGKEN from the coding sequence ATGCTGCTAAGCGCGGTAGCGATTATTACGGCAAGAGGCGGAAGTAAAAGGATTCCGGGAAAAAATAAAAAAGAGTTTCTGGGTAAGCCCATTATCTGCTATTCCATCGAAGCGGCGTTGACCTGCGGGCTGTTCGATGAAGTGATGGTTTCTACCGACGATGAAGAAATTGCTGATATCGCGGCAGATGCGGGAGCGAGTGTGCCCTTTATGAGAAGCGGTGCAGCCTCCGACGACTACGCGACTACGGACGATGTGCTTTTAGAGGTACTGGAGGAATACGAAAAAAGAGGAAAGACCTTCGAATATATGGCGTGCATTTATCCCACCGCCCCATTTGTTACATCTGAGAAACTGAAAAGTGCGTATCAAATCTTAAAAAGAGATAATGCCTCGGGTGTTATGCCGGTGGTGAGCTTTTCTTTTCCTCCGCAGCGGGGGATGGCGATAAGGGATGGCAGACTGGAATACTGTTATCCGGAAAACGCGCAGAAACGCTCTCAGGATTTGGAGACGATGTATCATGACTGCGGACAGTTTTATTTTTACAATACGGAAAAATATCGTGCCTGCAAAGGGGATTTGAAGGAAGGATATGTTCCGATCGTGGTTCCCGAGACGCAAGTGCAGGATATTGATAACTTATCGGACTGGAAGCTGGCGGAAATCAAGTACCGTATGATGGAGGATGAGAATGGTAAAGAAAATTAA
- a CDS encoding ATP-grasp domain-containing protein — MQKKMMILGASALQIPAIQKAKELGFQIILVDYDENAPGFPLADVKLVVSTLDQEEVYRQALIYQPDVVITSTSDGPVRTAAYVNERLGKTPDLSYEDSLCATIKSYMRDRLKENGVPIPAYYAVHDFEELKKAVGELKGYCIVKPADNAGSRGVVLVDVRNSGGQAADSKKEVTDLIEIDNDKLKEIYEYSKSNSRNGIVMAEEFMTGAEVSVESMTVNGETTIVTITDKFITPPPYFVELGHSQPSELPEDIKTAIRKVTLQAVKAIRLQNGPSHTEIKVTESGPKIVEIAARLGGDFITSKLVPLSTGVDMVGSSVLLAAGEKTDLTSRWERGSAIRFISGIPGIIKRIVVVEDIHALEGLEEFVLYKKAGDVINGTKSSNDRLGYVIASGKTAREATDTAIKALKFIHIDMEEE; from the coding sequence ATGCAGAAAAAAATGATGATTCTCGGAGCCAGTGCCTTACAGATTCCGGCAATCCAAAAAGCGAAGGAACTGGGATTCCAAATTATTCTTGTGGATTACGATGAGAATGCGCCGGGCTTTCCCCTTGCCGATGTGAAGCTGGTAGTCAGTACGTTGGATCAGGAGGAGGTTTACAGGCAGGCGCTTATTTATCAGCCGGATGTGGTGATTACCTCCACCAGCGACGGACCGGTGCGCACGGCGGCTTATGTGAATGAGCGGCTTGGGAAAACCCCGGACCTTTCCTACGAAGACTCCTTGTGCGCTACGATAAAAAGTTATATGCGCGACAGACTGAAGGAAAACGGCGTGCCGATTCCGGCATATTATGCGGTACATGATTTTGAGGAATTGAAAAAGGCGGTAGGCGAGCTTAAGGGGTATTGTATCGTGAAACCTGCGGACAACGCAGGAAGCCGTGGAGTCGTGCTCGTGGATGTTAGGAACAGCGGCGGTCAGGCCGCAGATTCGAAGAAGGAAGTCACAGACCTTATCGAAATAGATAATGATAAATTAAAAGAAATCTATGAATACAGCAAGAGTAATTCCAGAAACGGCATTGTTATGGCAGAGGAGTTTATGACAGGGGCGGAAGTGAGCGTGGAATCCATGACCGTAAACGGAGAAACGACTATTGTTACGATTACGGATAAATTCATTACTCCGCCGCCGTACTTCGTGGAGCTGGGACACTCCCAGCCAAGCGAATTGCCGGAAGACATAAAGACAGCAATTAGAAAGGTGACCCTTCAGGCTGTGAAGGCAATACGGCTGCAAAACGGTCCCTCACATACGGAAATAAAGGTAACCGAAAGCGGGCCGAAAATCGTGGAAATCGCGGCAAGGCTGGGAGGTGATTTCATTACATCAAAGCTTGTGCCTTTGTCTACCGGAGTGGATATGGTGGGCAGTTCCGTACTTTTGGCAGCGGGAGAGAAAACAGATCTGACCTCAAGATGGGAAAGAGGCTCTGCCATCCGCTTTATTTCGGGGATTCCGGGAATAATTAAGAGGATAGTGGTGGTGGAGGATATCCACGCCCTGGAGGGCTTAGAGGAATTCGTACTATATAAAAAGGCCGGAGATGTAATAAACGGCACGAAATCAAGCAACGATAGGCTGGGGTATGTGATTGCTAGCGGAAAGACCGCAAGGGAAGCGACAGACACCGCCATAAAAGCGCTTAAATTTATTCATATCGATATGGAAGAGGAATAA